Proteins co-encoded in one Dehalogenimonas sp. WBC-2 genomic window:
- a CDS encoding L-2,4-diaminobutyric acid acetyltransferase — protein MSYIFRHPKTEDGPDIQRLAQACAPLDVNSIYCYLLLATHFRETCLVAETEEGTLSGFVSAYWRPDAQDTLFVWQIAVHPGFRGNGIARSLLRTLFKRQAERRPLRYLELTVNPSNRASRRLFASLAAELGTSVTEKELFPEYILGDGHEAEILLCIGPIFAVTT, from the coding sequence ATGAGTTATATTTTCCGACATCCTAAAACTGAAGACGGCCCCGATATTCAACGACTGGCCCAAGCTTGCGCACCGCTGGATGTGAATTCTATCTACTGCTACCTGTTGCTCGCCACCCATTTCAGAGAAACCTGTCTTGTGGCCGAAACAGAGGAGGGGACACTTTCCGGTTTCGTTTCCGCATATTGGCGGCCTGATGCGCAAGATACCCTTTTTGTCTGGCAGATAGCGGTTCATCCGGGGTTCAGGGGGAACGGCATAGCCCGTTCTCTTCTTAGGACACTTTTTAAGCGGCAGGCTGAGAGAAGACCCTTGAGATACCTTGAACTAACGGTTAATCCATCCAACAGAGCTTCCCGCCGTTTGTTTGCGTCGCTAGCGGCGGAACTTGGTACTAGCGTAACAGAAAAGGAACTGTTCCCGGAATATATCTTAGGTGACGGCCATGAAGCGGAGATATTACTGTGTATAGGCCCGATATTCGCAGTGACCACATAA
- a CDS encoding diaminobutyrate-pyruvate aminotransferase, whose translation MRIFEQVESQVRSYCRAFPTIFDTAQGARLFDDQGNEFIDFFAGAGTLNYGHNNPKINDALIEYIKKKGVIHGLDLATTAKRDFLEAFYSIILQPRHMEYKVQFTGPTGTNAVETSLKLARMVKRRSNIIAFTNGFHGLTMGSMAVTGNAYYRDESFINRANVSFMPFDGYLGPEVNTAEYLKRFLDDYSSGVDLPAAIILETVQAEGGINIASDEWLREVEQICRAYDILLIIDDIQVGNGRTGTFFSFESSGISPDIITMSKSIGGGLPLAMVLMRPELDQWRPGEHTGTFRGNNLAFVAATQIFDYWQGTDITEAVAYRENIVREMLTAIAEKYPQLEATVRGKGMIYGLRIPSPNFCSEVSKEAFSRGLVIELAGANDDVLKLLPPLIIEEELLKKGIDIIDQSIEVVLSKIENLVTGKGV comes from the coding sequence ATGCGAATTTTTGAACAGGTTGAGTCCCAGGTCAGGAGCTATTGCCGCGCTTTCCCGACCATCTTTGATACAGCGCAAGGGGCCCGGCTTTTTGACGATCAGGGCAATGAATTCATAGATTTCTTTGCCGGGGCAGGAACGCTCAACTATGGGCACAACAACCCTAAGATCAATGATGCCCTGATAGAATATATAAAGAAGAAAGGCGTGATTCACGGATTAGATCTGGCAACAACGGCCAAACGTGATTTCCTGGAGGCTTTTTATTCTATCATTCTCCAGCCCCGCCACATGGAGTATAAGGTACAGTTCACCGGGCCGACCGGCACCAACGCTGTGGAGACCAGCCTGAAACTGGCACGGATGGTCAAGCGGCGCAGCAATATTATAGCCTTCACTAACGGATTCCATGGTCTGACCATGGGTTCCATGGCGGTCACAGGCAACGCATATTACAGGGATGAATCATTTATCAACCGCGCCAATGTTTCCTTCATGCCTTTCGATGGATACCTGGGGCCGGAGGTGAATACGGCGGAATATCTCAAGAGGTTTTTAGACGATTACAGTTCCGGCGTTGACCTACCCGCGGCTATCATCCTGGAGACGGTGCAGGCCGAAGGCGGTATTAATATCGCCTCAGATGAATGGCTGCGTGAGGTGGAACAGATTTGCCGCGCATATGACATTCTGCTTATCATTGATGACATTCAGGTTGGCAATGGGCGCACCGGTACTTTTTTCAGTTTTGAGAGTTCCGGCATCAGCCCCGATATCATAACGATGTCGAAATCCATCGGCGGTGGGCTCCCGCTGGCCATGGTGCTGATGCGTCCGGAACTGGACCAGTGGCGCCCGGGAGAACATACCGGCACCTTCAGGGGTAATAACCTGGCTTTTGTGGCGGCGACTCAGATATTTGACTACTGGCAGGGCACAGACATAACTGAAGCGGTAGCCTACCGGGAGAATATCGTCCGCGAAATGCTGACCGCCATCGCCGAAAAGTATCCCCAACTGGAAGCGACGGTCAGGGGCAAGGGTATGATCTATGGCCTGAGGATCCCAAGCCCAAACTTCTGCTCCGAGGTCTCCAAGGAGGCATTCTCCCGAGGGCTGGTGATCGAACTGGCAGGGGCCAACGACGATGTGCTAAAACTTCTGCCTCCGCTTATTATCGAAGAAGAACTGCTTAAAAAAGGCATTGATATCATCGACCAGTCTATAGAAGTTGTCCTGAGTAAAATAGAAAATTTAGTAACAGGTAAAGGCGTATGA